Proteins from one Bifidobacterium sp. ESL0732 genomic window:
- a CDS encoding CshA/CshB family fibrillar adhesin-related protein: protein MVKHKGLARLAGVVGTIAMGLTGMLVTGTANAASPASHPAIGPQISATSGDGRFSEAINWVQWDQNSDVNISGKKVHWGKATNAGDGHWLITRCEIDPTGDSNTLSSDNMMTTYKPGEWYGDGLINLYNRKNSNDENTLTIGLANEEDGARVSFDYSCTAFLITSQNRPEYGESYERPAAGTYQEVGLEGMVFADAESNNWTGSAGQQEYIKVTPTAEDQKTPDWRLIDSYRTTGCTTNSVAELKADQTMRFRSDGEQCADSNYSFSGPSSVMFLQNSEKARVEIKGGGKTAIALGVVAATDFGDAPGRVPGSQPGDAGYDADHNYQVASSLVQPQWKGGELGTDIVSAGASTEPDDPDPSMAGAQVFNLTQARTDKKFADMDEPLPRLGVHEDPESRSHLSPNADWDDLNGDKDGGTMLNDEDGLAEAPKNETTGNVKILPDPSGDFTQIVSCAADGDAEVRGWIDWNHNGVFDENTEASNQVKCLDSGPNGSGGIKQGTATLKWTIPDDAKRGVAVSTTSRANQSFERLRITGEKSPLDNENHGIIELKATGITTTDGEVEDYPVDVYIPTIHVLMNLPEGRRDSTDQFDMTIKDANGNQVDSATTSGTNDGIQTNQIGPRSVGPNHEYTLSASLANGSASQESGYKTELQCLDLSKTPNAAVPVENGKIKMPGAYDADVQCTYVKTKLANPTLKITTHVNGGTATPANFPVTATPITGGNETSMGDGDAVSLNEGSYKIATDMSGQTGYEVTSPLSCVVPGTPSTPVSVDDATVALANGQNVECEQTVTPKAAKMKLETVVKNGNAKPEDFDFTVAPTSGSNETVSQGGIVTTPTGGIASVTGSDKANYTQVSFDYYNDDTDPGHTNPLTLAQAQAAMANGHNVTGVRVVQGAPAKLTLKTEMQDGSAVPNGMDFTVKPANGTGIPVTNGGNTGDIPGGAKYTVTGAALPDGYEDVGEIVYTDDATGNRLTPEQAQIALDAGQHVTGVRTIAQKPTLTVHLDTDYKYGGTAAGSSSKITIKPVGGSSQDVTLDQSKQVSSGRYSVEEALNAGYKLESIKVYTTDADGSNPQPVTLNPDGTFYVAPGSHVRVDLKNVDVPGTLEWSRYDGDGKTLLSGSEWELTGPNGEKIEVQDCTALECTGADKDPTPGKFKVTGLKWGKWTVAETKAPAGHELTKPVTLTIDPSANNGDGSGLVRSNVFQNGKTASGPELSATGADVIAVVAVALITLMAGMALATGTRKALHRYE from the coding sequence ATGGTGAAGCACAAAGGATTAGCGAGGCTGGCCGGTGTGGTCGGCACCATCGCTATGGGATTGACAGGCATGTTGGTGACCGGCACCGCAAACGCTGCGTCACCCGCCAGCCATCCCGCAATAGGCCCGCAGATCTCCGCCACCAGCGGTGACGGGCGATTCAGCGAAGCTATCAACTGGGTGCAGTGGGATCAAAATAGCGATGTTAACATCTCCGGTAAGAAAGTCCATTGGGGTAAGGCGACGAATGCAGGTGATGGTCATTGGCTGATTACTCGTTGTGAAATTGATCCTACTGGCGATAGCAACACGTTATCGTCAGACAACATGATGACTACCTATAAGCCAGGAGAATGGTATGGCGATGGTCTTATCAATCTTTACAACCGTAAGAACTCAAATGATGAAAATACGTTGACCATTGGCTTGGCAAACGAGGAAGATGGCGCAAGAGTCAGTTTCGATTACTCCTGCACGGCTTTCCTCATTACTTCCCAGAACCGTCCTGAATATGGCGAAAGTTATGAGAGACCTGCAGCTGGTACTTACCAAGAAGTCGGGCTCGAAGGCATGGTATTCGCCGATGCCGAATCAAATAACTGGACAGGAAGTGCCGGTCAGCAGGAATACATTAAAGTTACTCCAACTGCTGAAGACCAGAAAACGCCTGATTGGAGATTGATTGACAGCTATCGAACTACTGGTTGCACTACGAATTCAGTAGCTGAACTGAAGGCTGATCAGACCATGCGTTTTCGTTCCGACGGAGAGCAATGCGCTGACAGCAATTACTCGTTTAGTGGACCATCATCAGTGATGTTCCTGCAGAACTCTGAGAAGGCCAGAGTGGAAATAAAGGGTGGCGGCAAGACAGCCATCGCACTTGGTGTTGTAGCGGCCACCGATTTCGGTGACGCCCCCGGACGCGTACCAGGATCCCAACCTGGAGATGCGGGATACGATGCTGACCACAATTACCAGGTTGCCAGCTCCCTCGTACAACCCCAGTGGAAAGGCGGCGAACTGGGTACTGATATTGTAAGCGCCGGTGCTTCCACTGAACCTGATGATCCTGACCCAAGTATGGCTGGTGCTCAGGTATTCAATTTGACTCAAGCTCGTACAGACAAAAAATTCGCTGATATGGATGAGCCTTTACCAAGACTTGGCGTGCATGAGGATCCAGAATCACGAAGTCACCTTTCGCCAAACGCCGACTGGGATGATTTGAATGGTGACAAAGATGGTGGCACAATGCTCAACGACGAGGATGGTCTGGCTGAGGCACCGAAAAACGAAACAACTGGTAATGTGAAGATTCTGCCTGATCCAAGTGGCGATTTTACACAGATTGTCAGTTGTGCGGCAGATGGTGATGCTGAAGTCAGAGGCTGGATTGATTGGAACCATAACGGTGTCTTTGACGAGAATACGGAAGCCAGTAACCAAGTGAAATGCCTTGATTCTGGTCCCAACGGTTCAGGCGGCATCAAACAAGGTACTGCGACATTGAAGTGGACTATACCGGATGATGCTAAACGAGGTGTGGCTGTCAGTACTACGAGCAGAGCAAATCAATCATTTGAGCGCTTACGTATCACCGGGGAGAAGAGTCCTCTCGACAATGAGAATCATGGGATTATCGAACTCAAGGCAACCGGAATTACAACTACGGATGGCGAGGTTGAGGATTACCCTGTCGATGTCTATATTCCTACCATTCACGTGTTGATGAATTTGCCTGAAGGACGTAGAGATTCCACTGATCAGTTTGATATGACCATCAAGGATGCGAATGGCAATCAGGTGGACAGCGCAACAACCTCTGGTACGAATGATGGTATACAGACGAATCAGATTGGTCCTCGCAGCGTGGGACCGAACCATGAATACACATTATCGGCTTCGTTGGCAAACGGTTCAGCAAGTCAAGAAAGTGGTTATAAGACTGAACTGCAGTGTTTAGACTTGTCTAAAACCCCGAATGCTGCTGTACCTGTAGAAAATGGCAAAATCAAGATGCCTGGTGCGTATGACGCAGATGTGCAATGCACCTACGTGAAGACAAAGCTAGCCAATCCGACGCTGAAGATCACCACGCACGTCAATGGTGGCACGGCTACCCCTGCGAACTTCCCAGTGACAGCGACACCGATCACAGGTGGAAATGAAACCAGTATGGGTGATGGAGATGCAGTTTCTCTCAATGAGGGCTCCTACAAGATTGCCACCGACATGTCTGGCCAGACTGGTTATGAAGTCACTAGCCCGTTGAGTTGTGTCGTTCCTGGGACCCCTAGCACCCCGGTTTCCGTCGATGACGCAACCGTGGCCTTGGCCAACGGGCAGAACGTCGAATGTGAGCAGACCGTGACCCCTAAGGCCGCGAAGATGAAGCTGGAAACGGTGGTGAAGAACGGCAATGCCAAGCCAGAAGATTTTGACTTCACTGTGGCTCCGACGAGCGGCTCCAACGAGACAGTCTCCCAAGGTGGCATTGTGACTACCCCTACCGGCGGTATCGCTTCGGTGACCGGTTCTGACAAGGCCAACTATACGCAGGTCAGCTTCGACTACTATAACGACGATACTGATCCTGGTCATACCAATCCACTGACGTTGGCTCAAGCCCAAGCTGCCATGGCCAACGGTCACAATGTGACTGGTGTGCGCGTTGTTCAAGGTGCCCCGGCCAAGCTGACGCTTAAGACCGAGATGCAGGACGGCAGTGCTGTGCCGAACGGTATGGACTTCACTGTCAAACCTGCGAATGGCACTGGCATTCCCGTTACCAACGGTGGCAACACCGGCGACATTCCAGGCGGCGCCAAGTACACGGTTACCGGTGCGGCACTTCCGGACGGTTATGAGGACGTCGGCGAGATCGTCTACACCGATGACGCCACAGGCAATAGGTTGACCCCGGAGCAGGCGCAGATTGCGCTCGACGCTGGACAGCATGTCACCGGTGTGCGCACCATCGCCCAGAAGCCTACGCTCACGGTTCATCTCGACACCGACTACAAGTACGGCGGCACGGCTGCCGGCTCCAGCTCGAAGATTACCATTAAGCCGGTTGGCGGTTCGTCGCAGGACGTGACGCTTGACCAGAGCAAGCAGGTCTCTTCGGGCAGGTACTCCGTCGAAGAGGCGCTCAACGCGGGCTACAAGCTCGAAAGCATCAAGGTCTACACCACCGATGCCGACGGCAGCAACCCGCAGCCGGTTACGCTCAACCCAGACGGCACTTTCTACGTTGCCCCAGGCTCGCACGTGCGTGTCGATCTGAAGAACGTGGACGTGCCGGGCACGCTGGAATGGTCGCGCTACGACGGGGACGGCAAGACGCTGCTGAGCGGTTCTGAGTGGGAGCTGACCGGTCCGAACGGCGAAAAGATTGAGGTTCAGGATTGCACGGCGCTTGAATGCACCGGTGCCGACAAGGATCCGACGCCTGGCAAGTTCAAGGTCACGGGCCTCAAGTGGGGCAAGTGGACGGTTGCCGAGACGAAGGCCCCGGCTGGCCACGAGCTCACCAAACCGGTGACGCTGACGATTGATCCGTCTGCAAACAACGGTGACGGCTCTGGTCTGGTAAGGTCCAATGTGTTCCAGAACGGTAAGACCGCAAGTGGCCCAGAGCTTTCGGCCACGGGTGCCGACGTTATCGCTGTGGTGGCGGTTGCGCTCATCACGCTGATGGCTGGTATGGCGCTCGCTACCGGAACACGCAAGGCGCTGCATCGCTACGAGTGA
- a CDS encoding CshA/CshB family fibrillar adhesin-related protein, with the protein MTRRKAKQPHGIFRKISAIAATAAMALTGLVVAAQPANAVSATGGNGRMLSNINWVEWGNAGERITGKKVTWTTPIEIGGGHWLSTRCSLEPSSGVDTALSDKLPIQAYRTGVYGGDALAQMYYKGGSGNENQLTAGLANVNNRETVTFDFGCAAYLIPSSVDPSATLNDGTNTGSFVPVPLQGLVFADAESNNWTRHQQEYIKATPQGGNPTWRLLDSYRTPGCRTNSIAELKDRTLRFRSDGPQCSNHGGTGPSSAMFLQGSTGAQVTFRGGGETAVALGTIVASDFGDAPQSYGAAGSLFQPQWHGGALGSDITGTTYSEKDPIDPDSSMVGAQSFNLSQARDVAAASASSDTVANFAQPEPRLGDREDSEAEPHFSSGANWDDAHGDVGADGKVINDEDGVDIPADTKAINVTPDSSGSYSLPVRCSGTGDVRGWIDWNHNGKFDEAQASSGRDRNAEASDQVACTAGSATLHWQVPDDAQNQISASGNPSYLRLRITSNTGSPMAPTGLASGSGEVEDYRADVHVPTLTVLTNIVGGRKNAGDQFTMNAQAVSPSTQDLSVTTSGSENGIQAAKIGPRSVAPRSEYRIASTLVPAPSTQPNDYTQTVKCVDVNNNNNASVALDSSGKLQIPNNYDANVQCVYSEKAFPDPALTLVTVVHNRHGGTKTPGDFTFTATDNNSAASTYRYQNTAGGDSYRVAEGDYTITGSPVPDGYREVGPITYVNDATGTPADLVDGKPVLRVHEHIVGTRVVEDLPGNLTLKTVVDPSNGGSAKPSDFSFSVTAQGGDRSDTTPFTEGESRDVNAGTYTIRGSNLPAGYEQIGDIAYTDTTANRPLTPANAQIAIANGHAVVGVRTVRSLLAKIKVITHVEGNDNGSGNSNVTPADFPVDLVPSTAGSTGGSDIALPDNAERSVLADNYKIVTDMSREPDYHVTKAMSCVINNSEDVSLDEGKLDLPNDQSVVCEQTVAPRPKPVEPTGPTGPSGPAQPSQPAGPNANSQPKRAIPATGSDVAGIAALAIVTLLAGLALSAAIKRYGRR; encoded by the coding sequence GTGACACGCAGGAAAGCAAAACAGCCGCATGGCATATTCCGTAAGATTTCGGCGATTGCCGCTACGGCAGCCATGGCGCTCACGGGACTCGTGGTGGCGGCCCAACCGGCGAACGCGGTTTCGGCGACCGGAGGCAACGGACGTATGCTCTCCAATATCAACTGGGTCGAGTGGGGCAACGCCGGCGAGCGGATCACCGGCAAGAAGGTCACGTGGACCACGCCGATCGAAATAGGGGGTGGCCACTGGCTTTCGACCCGTTGCTCGTTGGAGCCATCAAGCGGCGTCGACACCGCCCTTTCGGACAAGTTGCCGATTCAGGCCTACAGGACGGGCGTATATGGTGGTGACGCCTTGGCTCAAATGTATTACAAAGGCGGTTCGGGCAACGAGAACCAGCTCACTGCGGGCCTCGCCAACGTCAACAATCGCGAGACGGTGACCTTCGATTTTGGTTGCGCCGCTTACCTTATTCCTTCGTCCGTCGATCCGTCGGCCACGCTCAACGACGGCACCAATACCGGCAGCTTCGTTCCGGTGCCTCTGCAAGGTCTGGTGTTCGCGGACGCGGAATCCAACAACTGGACGCGACACCAGCAGGAATACATCAAGGCCACGCCTCAAGGCGGCAATCCGACCTGGCGTCTGCTTGATAGCTACCGCACGCCCGGATGCCGCACGAACTCCATCGCCGAGCTCAAGGATCGCACGCTGCGCTTCCGCTCCGACGGCCCGCAATGCTCCAATCACGGCGGTACCGGTCCGTCGTCGGCCATGTTCCTGCAAGGTTCCACCGGTGCTCAGGTGACGTTCAGGGGCGGCGGTGAGACTGCTGTGGCGCTGGGTACTATTGTCGCCTCTGATTTCGGCGATGCTCCGCAAAGCTATGGGGCCGCAGGCTCGCTCTTCCAGCCGCAATGGCACGGTGGCGCTCTTGGTTCCGATATTACCGGCACGACGTATAGTGAAAAGGACCCCATCGATCCCGATTCCTCCATGGTGGGCGCACAGTCCTTCAATCTTTCCCAGGCGCGTGACGTTGCCGCAGCATCTGCCAGCTCGGATACCGTTGCGAATTTCGCGCAACCCGAGCCGCGATTGGGTGACCGTGAGGATTCCGAGGCCGAGCCGCACTTCAGTTCTGGAGCCAATTGGGATGATGCCCATGGCGATGTCGGCGCTGATGGCAAAGTCATCAACGATGAGGACGGTGTGGATATTCCCGCCGATACCAAGGCCATCAACGTGACCCCCGATTCGTCCGGCAGCTATTCGTTGCCTGTCCGGTGCAGTGGTACCGGCGACGTGCGCGGATGGATCGACTGGAACCACAACGGCAAGTTCGACGAGGCTCAGGCTAGTTCTGGCAGGGACAGGAACGCCGAGGCGAGCGATCAGGTGGCCTGCACCGCCGGTTCTGCGACCCTTCACTGGCAGGTCCCCGACGATGCCCAGAATCAGATTTCTGCTAGTGGCAATCCTTCGTATCTGCGCCTTCGCATCACCAGTAATACGGGTTCGCCGATGGCTCCGACCGGTTTGGCCAGTGGTTCCGGCGAAGTCGAGGATTATCGGGCCGACGTTCACGTGCCGACCCTCACCGTGCTTACCAACATCGTCGGCGGTCGCAAGAACGCAGGTGACCAATTCACGATGAACGCCCAAGCCGTCTCGCCCAGCACGCAGGATTTGAGCGTGACCACCAGCGGGTCGGAAAACGGCATTCAGGCTGCGAAGATCGGTCCACGCAGCGTCGCGCCGCGTAGCGAATACCGGATAGCATCCACGCTTGTTCCCGCACCGTCTACACAGCCAAATGACTACACTCAAACTGTCAAATGCGTCGATGTGAACAATAACAACAATGCGTCTGTGGCCTTGGACTCCAGCGGCAAGCTGCAGATACCCAATAATTATGACGCCAACGTGCAGTGCGTCTATAGTGAGAAAGCGTTTCCCGACCCTGCGCTGACACTGGTCACCGTGGTCCATAACCGCCACGGCGGCACCAAGACGCCAGGTGACTTCACGTTCACCGCCACCGATAACAATTCTGCCGCGAGTACCTACCGTTACCAGAACACGGCAGGTGGGGATTCGTACCGGGTCGCCGAGGGCGATTACACCATCACCGGCTCCCCGGTTCCCGATGGGTATCGCGAGGTCGGGCCGATCACCTACGTCAACGACGCCACCGGAACGCCTGCAGATCTGGTTGATGGCAAGCCGGTGCTGCGTGTGCACGAGCACATTGTCGGTACGCGCGTGGTGGAGGATCTGCCGGGCAACCTGACGCTCAAGACCGTGGTTGACCCGAGCAACGGCGGCAGCGCCAAACCCAGCGATTTCAGCTTCTCCGTGACTGCGCAAGGCGGCGACCGCTCGGATACCACGCCGTTTACCGAAGGCGAGAGCCGGGACGTCAATGCGGGCACATATACCATTCGGGGTTCCAATTTGCCGGCTGGTTACGAACAGATCGGGGATATCGCATACACGGATACCACCGCCAACAGGCCGTTGACACCCGCCAATGCGCAAATCGCCATTGCCAACGGGCATGCGGTCGTCGGCGTGCGCACCGTGCGTTCCTTGCTTGCAAAGATCAAGGTGATTACGCACGTTGAAGGCAACGACAACGGGTCTGGCAACAGCAACGTGACCCCCGCCGACTTCCCAGTTGATCTCGTTCCATCGACCGCCGGGTCAACCGGTGGTTCGGACATCGCTCTGCCTGACAACGCCGAGCGCAGCGTGCTCGCCGACAACTATAAGATCGTAACCGACATGTCGCGCGAGCCGGATTACCACGTCACGAAAGCCATGAGCTGCGTCATCAACAACTCCGAAGACGTTTCGCTCGACGAGGGCAAACTCGATCTTCCCAACGACCAAAGCGTGGTTTGTGAGCAGACGGTGGCTCCGCGTCCGAAGCCGGTTGAGCCGACTGGGCCGACAGGGCCAAGCGGACCTGCGCAGCCTTCGCAGCCCGCGGGGCCGAATGCAAATTCGCAACCCAAGCGTGCCATACCTGCGACCGGTTCCGACGTCGCCGGTATTGCCGCACTTGCAATCGTCACGCTGCTAGCCGGTCTCGCACTGTCCGCTGCGATCAAGCGGTATGGTCGCCGGTAG
- the feoB gene encoding ferrous iron transport protein B yields MDKTTTATSPAKTFKSNNNLNDPDLMPEPADCCGSGGSVSGPEGGHGADNAASDAGHAGHTGHSGHHHRRGLAVLLPQHHGHQHHGDETHDMAGMESMGSKAGKPKPANPRIVFVGNPNVGKSTLFNAVLGASATVMNAPGTTVLVESGSLERIDAATNKHERWDFIDTPGTASLDAYSPDEQVAGEAAMGRRGYAKPDVIVFTFNATSPSKSYYLLSQLMDLGFPIIVAVTMLDLAEKQDSPVTLQRLKRTLPGIPMVRVDGRIGEGKTELLDTISATLTEIKAQRTERKLEQTDSSPSLITLPDTVEDENPSQGSLETEGSQSLLVREHSDNGDDEDKQGHDTKQNHTTQKPDTLTNTGQATGQTTTQTRQETAKQVVTEAAHKASEVVEATLEKAENATPILDDGGADVSREIHVQLTPTPVTSIPAPPASATQEEVSQWVRKTSDERFEWIAEKLREINKDLPQGAAATANHETFSDKLDRVLLHPAIGLVVFLVTMFLVFEATTTLAGPLQDWFDVTLRGWCTDGIAWIFTTIAGKGALDGWLYSLVVDGFLNGAITVCTFIPPMGIMFIILSLLEDSGYLARAAFVMDRAMRMVGLDGRAFLPLVVGFGCNLPALASTRTLPDSRQRLLTGLLIPFTSCSARLSVYVVLAYAFFGKFAGLAIFLMYVSSIAIILAVGFALRKTQFKDLKTQPFAMELPPYQMPRLLQLLKSVLQRLWSFITGASSVIVSMLIVVWVLSAIPISAGAAGAANPNSFGHVDKVENSVFGAASSAIAPVFKPAGFDDWHAASALVTGFVAKEVVVGSLSQSYAINNSGDQSEQAQGQGSLGQAVHRSFEKSSDGHPNAAAAAFMIFILAYTPCLATVAEMKRQYGMKTALQSVATGLMVAYILAIIVFQVGRLL; encoded by the coding sequence ATGGACAAGACGACTACGGCCACATCACCCGCAAAAACATTCAAAAGCAACAACAATTTGAACGATCCTGATCTGATGCCGGAACCAGCGGATTGCTGCGGTTCAGGTGGATCTGTCAGCGGTCCTGAAGGCGGGCATGGTGCTGATAACGCTGCCAGTGACGCGGGGCACGCAGGACACACCGGTCACAGCGGACACCACCATCGGCGCGGGCTTGCAGTGTTGCTTCCCCAACACCACGGCCACCAGCATCACGGCGATGAAACCCACGATATGGCCGGCATGGAATCGATGGGCAGCAAAGCCGGCAAGCCGAAGCCCGCGAATCCGCGCATCGTCTTCGTCGGCAATCCCAACGTCGGCAAATCCACGCTGTTCAACGCGGTGCTCGGCGCCAGCGCGACCGTAATGAATGCGCCAGGCACCACCGTTTTGGTGGAATCCGGCAGTTTGGAACGCATCGATGCCGCCACCAACAAGCACGAACGCTGGGACTTTATCGACACCCCCGGCACGGCCTCGCTCGATGCCTACAGCCCAGACGAACAGGTTGCGGGAGAGGCGGCGATGGGCCGTCGCGGCTATGCGAAGCCCGACGTCATCGTCTTTACATTCAACGCAACCTCACCCTCGAAATCGTATTACCTTCTGAGCCAGTTGATGGATCTCGGATTCCCTATCATCGTCGCGGTAACCATGCTCGATCTGGCGGAAAAGCAGGATTCGCCAGTCACCCTGCAACGGCTTAAGCGCACGCTTCCAGGCATCCCGATGGTCCGTGTCGACGGCCGCATCGGCGAAGGCAAAACCGAATTATTAGACACCATATCGGCGACCTTGACCGAAATCAAGGCACAGCGGACCGAGCGTAAACTCGAACAAACGGATTCGTCACCGAGTCTCATAACTCTGCCGGATACGGTCGAGGACGAAAATCCATCGCAGGGTTCGTTGGAAACAGAAGGTTCCCAGTCACTTCTCGTTCGGGAACATTCCGATAATGGCGACGATGAGGATAAACAAGGACACGACACTAAGCAAAACCACACTACCCAAAAACCAGACACGCTTACAAATACAGGTCAGGCTACCGGTCAGACCACCACGCAGACACGACAGGAAACCGCCAAACAAGTGGTGACCGAGGCTGCACATAAGGCCTCGGAAGTCGTAGAGGCCACGCTGGAAAAGGCGGAAAATGCGACACCTATTTTGGATGATGGTGGAGCGGATGTTTCGCGCGAGATTCATGTGCAACTGACGCCGACCCCCGTCACGAGCATTCCCGCGCCACCCGCGAGCGCTACGCAGGAGGAAGTCTCGCAGTGGGTGCGTAAAACGTCTGATGAACGTTTTGAGTGGATTGCCGAAAAACTTCGGGAAATCAACAAAGACCTGCCACAGGGCGCGGCGGCCACGGCGAACCACGAGACGTTCTCCGACAAGCTCGACCGCGTACTGCTGCATCCTGCGATTGGTCTGGTGGTCTTCCTAGTGACCATGTTCCTCGTTTTCGAGGCGACCACGACGCTGGCCGGCCCGCTGCAGGACTGGTTCGACGTCACGCTGCGCGGCTGGTGCACCGACGGCATCGCCTGGATCTTCACCACCATCGCAGGCAAAGGCGCGCTCGACGGCTGGCTCTATTCGCTGGTGGTCGACGGGTTCCTGAACGGCGCGATCACGGTGTGCACGTTTATTCCGCCGATGGGCATCATGTTCATCATCCTTTCGTTGCTTGAGGACTCGGGCTACCTGGCCCGCGCGGCGTTCGTGATGGATCGTGCGATGCGTATGGTCGGCCTCGACGGACGCGCATTCCTGCCGTTGGTAGTCGGCTTCGGCTGCAACCTGCCCGCGTTGGCCTCCACGCGCACGCTGCCGGACTCGCGGCAACGTCTCCTGACCGGTCTCCTGATCCCCTTCACGTCCTGTTCCGCGCGCCTGAGCGTCTACGTGGTGCTCGCCTACGCGTTCTTCGGCAAGTTTGCTGGGCTGGCTATCTTCCTGATGTACGTCAGCTCCATCGCCATCATCCTGGCAGTCGGCTTCGCACTTCGCAAGACGCAGTTCAAAGACCTCAAAACCCAGCCGTTCGCCATGGAACTACCGCCCTATCAGATGCCGCGGCTCCTGCAACTGCTGAAGTCCGTCTTGCAGCGCCTCTGGTCGTTCATCACCGGCGCGAGCTCCGTCATCGTCTCGATGCTCATCGTCGTATGGGTGCTTTCCGCTATTCCGATTTCCGCTGGTGCAGCGGGCGCGGCCAACCCCAATTCCTTCGGACACGTCGACAAAGTCGAAAATTCCGTATTCGGCGCGGCTTCATCGGCCATAGCGCCCGTTTTCAAACCGGCCGGTTTTGACGACTGGCATGCGGCCTCGGCGTTGGTCACCGGATTTGTGGCCAAGGAGGTCGTCGTCGGCTCACTTTCGCAGAGTTACGCCATCAACAATTCTGGCGACCAATCCGAGCAGGCGCAGGGCCAGGGGAGCCTCGGTCAGGCCGTGCATCGCAGCTTTGAGAAGTCCAGCGACGGACACCCTAACGCCGCTGCCGCAGCCTTTATGATCTTCATCCTCGCCTACACGCCGTGTCTGGCCACGGTGGCCGAGATGAAACGACAATACGGCATGAAAACCGCGTTGCAATCGGTGGCAACAGGGCTGATGGTGGCCTATATCCTTGCCATTATCGTCTTCCAAGTCGGGCGATTATTATGA
- a CDS encoding ferrous iron transport protein A, whose protein sequence is MTESLRTCPLGVEVEICRMDFEARSRFRLNELGFRLHEPIRVIQKAMFGGCVVAHGGERIAIDGATARHIFVSPRTQRL, encoded by the coding sequence ATGACCGAATCGTTGCGAACCTGCCCGCTCGGGGTTGAAGTGGAGATATGCAGGATGGATTTCGAGGCCCGCAGCCGCTTTAGACTCAACGAACTCGGATTCCGCTTGCACGAGCCGATTCGCGTGATCCAGAAAGCGATGTTCGGAGGGTGCGTGGTTGCGCACGGCGGCGAACGTATCGCCATCGACGGCGCCACCGCACGTCATATTTTCGTGTCACCTCGAACGCAACGTTTATAG
- a CDS encoding YgjP-like metallopeptidase domain-containing protein: protein MPYRRRSKARTVSRTVLRVDDLDVNVTRKTMRNMYLRIKPPAGKIEVSAPARMNDEKIAAFVRERRTWIERQKKLIAEKGVSPSFEWTDERKRLAETNINAQLPALLQRWEPLIGRTPTHITLRLMTSRWGSCTPPTGRIRLNLQLGLMDPCFLEYVLVHELTHLWASGHGAEFQRRMDRYLPNWRVLRRDLNREMVW from the coding sequence ATGCCTTATCGTCGCCGTTCGAAAGCCAGAACCGTTTCACGCACTGTGCTGCGCGTCGACGATCTGGACGTCAACGTGACTCGTAAGACTATGCGCAATATGTACCTGCGTATCAAGCCTCCGGCCGGCAAGATCGAAGTGAGCGCGCCGGCGAGAATGAACGATGAGAAAATCGCGGCATTCGTGCGAGAACGCCGGACTTGGATTGAGCGGCAAAAGAAATTGATAGCGGAGAAGGGCGTTTCCCCTTCTTTCGAATGGACGGATGAACGCAAGCGCTTGGCCGAAACCAATATCAATGCTCAACTGCCGGCCCTGCTTCAACGTTGGGAACCGCTTATCGGCCGCACACCGACCCATATCACCTTGCGCCTGATGACTTCGCGTTGGGGTTCCTGCACACCCCCGACGGGACGGATTCGCCTGAACCTACAGCTTGGGCTGATGGATCCGTGCTTTCTGGAATATGTTTTGGTTCACGAATTGACGCATCTGTGGGCAAGCGGTCACGGTGCCGAATTTCAGCGGCGCATGGACCGATATTTGCCGAACTGGCGGGTGCTGCGGCGCGATTTGAACCGTGAAATGGTGTGGTAG